ACAGGCCGCCGGCCAGTTCGCCGTCGATCCAGGTTTCGATGCTGTGTACGACGCCGGCCTGATGCCAGGCCAGGTAGGCTTCCTGCATCGCGGCGGTGATCCAGGTGCCGGGCTGCCCGTCGCGCGGCGCCGCGCATTGGCGCATGACCTCGGCGAAGGCCGTGTCCACGCGCACCTGCACGCGCGGCGTGGCCGCGTGCTCGTCGCGCGCGATCTGGCGCAGCAGCTTGCGCAGCGAGTGCGAGGGCGAGAAATGCGCGCACTCCAGCACCATGCGCGGATCCGGGCTCCACCACAGCACGGGCTCGCCTTCCGAGTACCAGGGGAAGATGCCGCTGGAATAGGCCTGGGTCAGGCGCTGCACCGACAGGTCGGCGCCGGCCGCGAGCAGGCCGTCCGGTTCCGTCAGCGCGAACTCCGCGGGCGGAAACGGCGTGTCTGCGGCGAGCCAGGGCAGCTTCAACGGTGCGATTCTAGGGTGTAGTGATGCGGGCCGAAGGCGCCATGCTTGCGGTCTTCGAAGTAGCGGCGCAGGGTGCTGGACACCGTGCGGAAGGCCAGATCGTCCCACGGGATCTCGGCCTCGTCGTAGTAGCGCGCTTCCAGGCTTTCGGGGCCGGGATCCAGCTCGGGGCCCAGCGCCTGCGCCAGGTAGAACACATGCACCTGCTCGATCTGCGGCACGTCGATGATGGTGTAGATCTCGCCCAGTTCGATGCGGGCGCCGGATTCCTCCAGCGTTTCGCGCGCCGCGCCCTGCGCGGTGCTTTCGCCGAGTTCCATGAAGCCCGCCGGCAGCGTCCAGGTGTTGTAGCGCGGCTCGATCGCGCGCCGGCACAGCAGCACGCGGTTTTCCCAGACCGGAACCGTGCCGACCACCAGCCGGGGATTCTGGTAGTGAATCGCGCCGCAATGGTCGCAGATGTCGCGCTCGCGGTTGTCGCCTTCGGGCACGCGGCGGTTCACCGGCGAACCGCATTGGCTGCAGAAGCGCGCCCGGCGCGGCGCGGGGAAATATTCGATGGGCGATTTTGCGGTCATGGACAGGATTCTACCGGCTGCGGCGCTTCGCTGCGCCCGGGGCAGGCACTGGTCGGGGCGCGGCGAAACGCGCCTCCAGATGCTCGACGAAGGAACGGACTTTCGGGGACAGAAAGCGGCGGTGCGGATAGACGGCGTACATGGTGATCGAGGTATTGACGTAGTCGGTCAAGATCTCGGTGAGCCGCCCGGCGCGCACGTCGTCGCCAACCAGGAAATCGGGTTGCAGGATGACGCCATGCCCGGCCAGCGCGGCGGTGCGCAACACGTCGCCGTTGTTGGCCCGCAGCGCCGCGTTCACGCGCAGCAGCCGCAGCTGTCCGTCCTTCTCGAAATGCCATTCATTGCCGGTGCTGGCGTAGGCATAGTGCAGGCAGCGGTGCTGCTTCAGGTCCTCGGGCGTGGCCGGCGTGCCGTGGCGGCGCAGATAGTCGGGCGAGGCGCAGACCAGCAGCCGCTGTGGCGCCAGTGGCCGCGCCACCAGCGACGAGTCCTGCAATGGGCCGATGCGCACGGCCACGTCGTAGCCGTCTTCCACCAGGTCCACCACGCGGTCGTTCAGGTCCAGGTCGATGACCACGTCCGGGTACTGCTGCAGGTACTCGGCGATGGCCGGCCCCAGGTGCAGGATGCCGAAGGATACCGGGGCGCTGATGCGCAGCCGGCCGCTGGGACGCTGGCCTTCGGCCTGCAGGGCCTGCTCCAGGTCCGCCACCTCGGCCAGTATCGGGCGCACGCGTTCATAGAAGGCGCGTCCGGCGTCCGTCATGCTGAGCTTGCGGGTGGTGCGGTTGAGCAGCCGCACGCCGTACTTCTGTTCCAGATAGGCGATCTGACGCGTCACCACGGAGCGGGCCTGGCCCATCTTGTCCGCGGCGGCGGCGAATGAGCCCAGTTCCACGACCTTGGCGTAGGTCTGCATGGCGGTATGCGTATCCAAGATTGTTTCCTTTTTGGGAACAATAATTTGCGATTTTGCATGTTTATCTTTGTTTTAGGAATCGCAAAAATGGCGCCCATCAAGAATCTTCCCGTCCTGGGCGATTCATGTTCCAGACAAGGAGAACGCAATGATCGATAACCGTACCGCGCCCTATGCGGCGCTGCTGCTGCGCGTGGCGCTGGGCGTCATGTTCCTGGCCCACGGCCTGACCAAGCTGCTGGTGTACACGCTGCCGGGCACGGCGCAGTTCTTCGCCAAGATCGGTTTCGCCGGCTGGCTGGCCTATCCCGTGACCATTTTCGAAGTCGCCGCGGGCGTGCTGCTGATCCTGGGCGTGTGGCCGCGCTGGGTCGCCGCCATCGCGGTGGTGCAGCTGTTCGTCGCGTCGACCGTGCACTTCGGCAACGGCTGGGGTTTCGGCAATCCGGGCGGCGGCTGGGAATACCCGATCTTCCTGACCGTGGCGGCGGCCGTGCTGGCGCTGCTGGGTGATGGCAAGCTCGCGCTCAAGCCGGGCCGCCGAGGCTGAGTGTCAGGCGCAACTGACCGGGAATGTCTGGCGCCAGTGTTCGTACGCTTCCGGGGCTTGCGGCACCTCGGCCAGCATCCGTTCGATATGTCGGAAATCGAAGCTGCGGGCGTAGTCGCGCAGGACCTCGTCGCTCAGCTCATCCTCGTACCCGGTGATGAACAGAACGGCCAGGGCGCCCTGCAGGGATGTGAAGGAATGCCAGGGCGCGTCGATGTCCTCAAGCGAGCACTGCTCGAAGCGGCGCCTGGCCTGATCGAAATAGTTGAGAACGGTGCCGCTTTCCCATAAGGCGACGATATCGCGCTCGGCGATGGGCGAGGATTTCCAGTAGTGGGCGGGCTGGCATCGATATCCAAACGGGCCGCTTTGGTCATCGGCGGCAAGATGGTCGACCAGTCCTTGGGACAGGCCAATATCGCGCAGGCTGGTCATGTGGAGTTGTCGCCGGGTGAGCGTGCGGTTGCCGCTGCGGGCGCGGCGGGTTCGAAACCGAGGATCGGCGGCAGGTCCGCTCGCGCCGCCATGCGTAGCAGCGCCCGACCATAAGCCGCGCATTCAACCATCAGGGGCGGCTGTCCAGGTGTCAGTTCGGCCAGGGCGTCCAGCAGCAGGGCGCCGTCTTGCGCGCGCAATTGGTCCAGCAGCGCCGGCAGATCACGGTCCAGCACGATGCCGGGGCCCGCGGGCGTCACGGCATACAGGCTGCCCGCGTCATCCAGCCACCAGGCGCTGATTGCCGTGACCGGCTGGTTCGTATGCGTCAGCAGGGCCCGGCCCGCATCGTCCAGGCGCAGCACGTATGGCGCCGCGTCCAGCCGCAGGTAGACGCGTTGCGGCCCGTTCTGGAAGAACCAGCGGCCGGCGTCGTCGTGCGCGTAGTTGCGGCCGATGAAATCCAGGATCTGGGAATTGGTGATGGATTCGCCGGGTCCGCCCTGCGCGGACAGTCCCTGCGGGTGAAAGCGCCAGCGGCCGCGCGCGTCCAGCGACAGCCAGCCGTACGCCGCCGGCACGTCGGGCCAGCGGACGATGGCGTCTTTCACCGATTGATCCATCTCAGGGCCTGATCACGATGGGGGGCGGGTTGATCACGATCGCGGGCGCGACCGGCATCATGGGAACTATGGCTGGCTGCGGCGCGTAGCCATAAGCATAGTCGTCCCGGCACTTGCGCTTTTCGCTGTAGTCGCCGTTGCGCTTCCATTTGCGCTCGACCTTGCAGGCGCCGTCCCAGTACTTCTCTTTGTATTCCCCGCGCTTGTAGCGGTGATGATGCTTGTCGCCGGCTTCGGCCGACAGAGGCGAGAGGGCGATCAGCGCGGCGGCCGACAGCGCCCAGATCGATGCGGTGGGGCGGCGCTCATTCGGCGAGCGGGGATCCGTGTGCTTGTGCATGGTCGTGTCGTCAGTGGAAAACGGCGACACCATAGCAATCATCCGCCTGACCGGAGGTAGGGATGGGTAACCAGATGCTCGGGGGGAAGGGGGAAAGATGCTGGAGGCGCAAGCCGGAATCGAACCGACGTACACGGATTTGCAATCCGCTGCATAACCACTCTGCCATTGCGCCAGCACTTGCAAGAAAAAAGGAAGCTCGGGATGGCCGTTGCTTCCTTTTTGTATTTGGAGCGGGAGACGAGTCTCGAACTCGCGACCTCAACCTTGGCAAGGTTGCGCTCTACCAACTGAGCTACTCCCGCGTTTGCATTGCTGCATTTTGATGCTTGCCGTTCATTGTTCGCAGGCCGCTATTCGCGATTTGCTGCGCACTGGCATTCACCAAAGACAGCGATTATACACAGATTTCGGGACGTGTGCGTGAAAGTGGCAAGGCGGGCGCAAGATGGCGGTCAGCCGGAGCGTGGGCGCCGCCTAATGCCGACCTGCGTGGCCGGCGTCGGCGGCGCCCGGGGGCTTTGGAGAGGTCTATGCTGGGCGCTAGGGATGCGCCCAGCGGCGCAGCAGGTTGTGGTACGCGCCGGTCAGGCGGACCACCACGCCGTGGCCTGCGCCCAGCTGCTGGCCGGCATCCTGGATGGCGCCGTCCAGGTCGAACAGCAGCCCGCGCTGGCCATCGTCGCGGATCATGCTCTGGATCCAGAAGAACGAGCACAGGCGCATGCCGCGCGTCACCGGCGTGACCCGATGCAGGCTGCCGGCGGGATACAGCACCATGTCTCCCGCCGGCAGCTTGACCGCATGTTCGCCATAGGTGTCCTGGATGAGCAGCTCGCCGCCGTCGTAGCTGTCCGGCTCGGACAGGAACAGCGTGGCCGACAGGTCGGTGCGGATGCCGGAGGCCGCGCCGGGCGGATAGCGGATGGCGTTGTCCACATGCAGGCCGAAGGACTGGCCTTCGCCGTAGACGTTGAACAGCTTCGGAAAGATGCGCGCCGGCAGCGCGGCCGACATGAAGAGCGGGTTGCGGGCCAGACCCTGGTCGATCAGCGCGGCGGCCTGCAGCCCCAGTGCGGAATCGGCCGGCAGCTGCAGGTTGTTCTTCACCAGGGCGGACTGGAAGCCGGCCGTGCCGCGGCCGTCCTGCCAGTCCGCCCGCAGCAGCAGTTGCTGGCAGCTTGCGAGCTGGCCGGCGTCCAGCACGCCGGGTACATGGACGATCATCGTCGCGGCTTCCCGTGTGCTGCCTAGAACTTGTAGATCGCCGACAGCATGGCCGAGCGGCCGTCGCCGTACTCGATGGCGGACGAGCGCGACTCGCTGCCTGCCACCTGGCGCACGCGTTCGACATAGGCCTTGTCGGCCAGGTTCTCGACGTTGAGCTGCAGCTTGAGGTTGCGGTTCACGTCGTAGGACGCCATCACGCTGTGGATCCAGTAGGCGTCGAGCTTGCCGTCGCCCTGCGAGGTGACGTTGCGCGTGCCCACGGCGCGCGCGCCGTAGCCGACCGTCCAGCCGCCGGGCAGGGCATAGGTGGTCCACAGGCTGAAGGAGTTGCGCGGCGTGTTGCCCAGGGCGCGGCCCACGCGCAGCGGCTGCGTGGTCGACTTGCGCGTTTCGCTGTCCATGTAGGTGTAGTTGGCGTACACGTCCCACTGCGGCGTGACCTTGCCGGACAGGTTCAGCTCCAGGCCCTTCACGCGCTGGGCGCCGGCGAGCAGGTAGCTGCCGTCGGCCAGCGTTTCGCGGGCATTGGTCTTGTCCACCTGGAACAGCGCGCCGCCCAGCGCCAGGCGCTGGTCCAGCAGCTCCCATTTGGTGCCCAACTCGACCGTGCGGTTCTTTTCCGGCGCCAGGCTGTTGTTCCTGGCATCCAGGCCGCCGCCCGTGGTGACCAGGAATTCCGCCGACGGGTTGAAGGACGTGCCGTAGGCCACATAGATGCGGCCGTTCTCGGCGGGCTTGAACGTCAGGCCGACGCGCGTGCTGAGCTTGCGGTCGGCGCTGTCGACGTCCAGGCGCGCGCCGCCGACGGGGCGGCTGGACGATGCGGCGTCGATCCAGTCGTAGCGCAGGCCCAGGCTGACATCGAACATCCGGCCCAGCGCGATGGTGTCCATCGCATAGAGCGCCTTGGTGTCCAGGCTGGTCTTGTTGCGGGCGGAATCGCTCCTGCTGGTGGGGCCGTCCCAGCGGCCGGGCGGCCGGGACAGCTCGAAGCCGCCCGCGGGATAGTAGCGGTTGATGTTGTAGGAGTAGGTCGTGCGGTCATAGGTTTCGCGCGAGATCTCGAAACCCGTCACCAGCGTATGGCCCAGCCCGAAGGTGTCGAACTTGCTGGTCAGGTTGGTCTGGTTGACCCACATTTCGGTGGTGGAATCGCGGCCATAGCCCTGCGGGCCCGCCGGCTTGTAGTAGCCCGGCCGCATGCCGCGCAGATCCACGTGCGAGGCCGATACGGTCGTGTCACGGCTCAGGCTGGAATAGCGGGTCAGGTTCTGCAGCTTGAGGTCCGCCGAGAAGTCGTGCTCGAGCTTGGCGGTGAGCGCGTTGGACTGGATCTTCTCCTTGTCCAGGTTGCGCCAGCCGAAATAGGACTCCCGCGAGACGCCGTCGAGTCGCTTGCCATAGAGCGCCGGCACGCCGAAATCGGGCAGGTTGTCGTCGGTCTGGTGCAGGAAGCTCAGCGTCAGCCGCGTCGGTCCGTTCATGCCCAGCGTCAGCGAAGGCGCCACGCCCCAGCGGCGCTTGTAGATTTGATCGCGGCCGGGCACGTCGTTGCCATGGGCCATCAGGTTCAGGCGGAAGGCGGCGAAGCCTTCGCTGCCCAGCGTCTGGTTGGTGTCGACCGTGAGCCGCTTGTAGCGGTCGGTGCCCAGGCGCGCGGCGATTTCGGTGGCGTCCGTGGACTTGGGCAGCTTGCTGATCATGTTGATGCTGCCGCCGGTGGTGCCCGAGCCGCCGAAGACCGAGTTGGGCCCCTTGATGACTTCCACCGATTCGAGGTTGAAGAGGTCGCTGCGGCTGGTCTGCGCGCTGTCGCGCAGGCCGTCCACCTGCATGTTCGCGTTGGCGCTGAAACCGCGGATGTTGATCGAGTCGCCGGAACCGCCGCCGCCTTCGCCCGCGTTGAAGGTGATGCCCGAGACATTGGACAGGGCTTGCTTCAGGCTGAGCGCGTTCTGCTCGTCGAGCACCTGGCGCGGCACCACGGTGATGGTCTGTGGCACGTCCAGCAGCGGAACGGCGTACTTGGCCGATCCGGAAACGTCGGTCTTGGAACCCGTGACCGCCTGCCCGCTGACCGTGACCGGCGCCAACTGCACGCTCGTGCCGCCGTCGGCGGCGCCCTGGGCATAGGCCGGCGCGGCCAGGGTGGCGGCGGTCGCGGCAGCGAAGGCGGAATAGAGGCTGGCGCGGGGCGGCAGGGCGCGGGAACGGATGTGCGGCGAGGTCATGATGAAATCCTTTGAATAGGAATGGTTTCCATTTCTATTAAAGATTTATCAAGCCCTGCGTTGCAATCGGATAAGTCCTATTCGTGAAGGAAATATATGAGCCAGGCGCCGCGTAGCCTCCCGAGGACGCTTGCCGTCCACAGGATGATCCCCGAGATCGCCCAGCCCGCTATCAGGCCCAGCGCAGCACGAGCGGGTCCAGCCGACGGGCGATGTCCAGCAGGCCCCTGCGCGTTTCGGGATGCAGGGCGGGCCAGGGATGCCTGGGCGCGTCGCAGCGGATGATGCCGCCTTCCTTCATGAGGGCCTTGGCCGCCAGAAAGCCCGCCTGCCGGTTCTCATGGTTGATCAGGGGAAGCCAGGCCTGGTAATGGGCATAGGCCTGGTCCCGGTCCCCCGCGCGATAGGCGTCGATGATCGGGCGAATGCCGTCGGCGTAGCCGCCGCCCGTCATGGATCCGGTGGCGCCGGCGTCCAGGTCGGCCAGCAGCGTGATCCCTTCCTCGCCGTCCCAGGGGCCTTCGATGGCCTCGCCGCCCAGCTGGATGAGTTCGCGCAGTTTCGCCGCCGCGCCCGCCGTTTCCATCTTGAAATACGACACCTGCTCGATTTCGCGGGCCATGCGCGCCAGGAAGGCGGGCGACATCGGCGTTCCCGCCACGGGCGCATCCTGGATCATGATGGGAATGCGCAGCGCATCGGACAGGACCGCGTAGAAATCGTAAATCCGCGCTTCGCCGACCCGGAACGTCGCGCCATGATAGGGCGGCATGACCATCACCATGGCGGCGCCCATGTCCTGGGCGCGCCGGCTGCGCTCGACGCAGACCGTCGAGCTGAAGTGGCTGGTGGTGACGATGACGGGCACGCGGCCGTCCACGCATTGCAGGATCTGCCGCGTCAGGATCTCGCGTTCGTCGTCGGCCAGCAGGAATTGCTCCGAATAGTTCGCCAGCGCGCACAGGCCATCGACGCCGGAGTCGATCATGAACTGCACGCAGCGGCGCTGACTGTCCAGGTCCAGGCTGCCGTCTTCGTTGAAGATCGTCGGCACGACGGGGTAGAGGCCGCGATGGCGGGGAGGATGGGAGAGGCTCATGGGATTCCAATCAGGGAGGATGGAGAGGGTCAGGTGATCACGCTGGTCTGCCAGGGCACGAATTCCTGTTGCCCATACCCATGGCGTTCGCTGCGCGACGGCGCGCCGGAAGCGGTGGCCAGCAGTTGTTCGAACAGAATCGCGCCCAGCTCGGCGATGCCGCGGGTGCCGTCCAGCACATCGCCGCAGTTCAGGTCCATGTCGTCGGCCTGCCGGCGCCACAGGGCGGTGTTGGTGGCCAGCTTGTAAGAGGGCGCCGGCGCGCAGCCATAGGCGGAGCCGCGTCCGGTGGTGAAGCAGATCAGATTGGCGCCGCCCGCGACCTGGCCGGTGGCGGAGACCGGGTCATAGCCCGGCGTATCCATGAAGACCAGGCCCTGCGCGCGCACGGGTTCGGCGTATTGGTAGACCTCGACCAGGTTGGTGGAGCCGGCCTTGGCGATGCCGCCCAGCGATTTTTCCAGCACCGTGGTCAGGCCGCCGGCCTTGTTGCCGGACGAGGGATTGTTGTCCATCGAGGCGCCGTTGCGGGCGCAGTAGTCCTCCCACCAACGGATCCGTTCGATGAGCTTGCGCCCGATGTCCGGCGTCTGCGCGCGCCGGGTCAGCAGGTGTTCGGCGCCATAGATCTCCGGCGTCTCGGAAAGAATCGCCGTGCCGCCATGCTGGACGAGCAGGTCCACCGCAGCGCCCAGGACCGGGTTGGCCGAGATGCCCGAATAACCGTCCGATCCGCCGCATTGCAGGCCCAGCCGCAGGTGGCTGGCCGGCACGGCCTGCCGGCGCACGGCATTGGCTTGGGGCAGCATCTCCCGGACCTGCTCGATTCCCTTGCGGATCGTGTGGACGGTTCCCCCGCTGTCCTGGATGGTGAAGGTCCGCAGGCCCGGACTCTCGGCGAGACCCTGCGTGGCCAGCAGGCGCGGGATCTGATTGGTTTCGCAACCCAGCCCGATGATCAGCACGCCGGCGAAGTTGGGATGGCAGGCGTAGCCGCCCAGCGTGCGCTGGAGCATCTTCAGGCCGTCGCCCTGCGCGTCCATCGCACAGCCGCTGTGATGGGTCAGCGCGACCACGCCATCGACATGGGGGTAGTCGGCCAGGGCCTCGGGATGGATGTCGCGCCGGAAGTGATCGGCGATCGCGCGCGCCACCGTGGCCGAGCAATTCACGCTGGTCAGGATGCCGATGTAGTTGCGCGTGGCGATCCTGCCGTCGGCCCGGGGGATGCCCAGGAACGTGGCGGGCTCGGCCGCCATCGTCGTGGCGCGCGCTTCGGCGGAGTGGGCGTAGTCGCGCACGAAATCGCCGATGCTCAAATTGTGGCTGTGCACGTGCTGCCCCGGACTGATCGGCTGGCTGGCGAAGCCGATGATCTGGCCATAGCGCCGGACCGGCTCGCCGGCGGCCAGCGTCCGCGTCGCCATCTTGTGGCCGGGCGGAACCAATCCGGAAACGGTCACCGCTTCGCTGGCGACGTAGACGCCCGCGATCAGCTGGTCCAGGGCCACGACCACGTCGTCGCGCGGATGCAGGCGGATGACGCGCGCCGGTTTCAAGGGGGCGGTATCGTTGCTGGGCATGTTGTGTTTCCCCGGGGTGGCTCAGCGCTGCATGTCCGCAGGCAAGGGCATGCCGAAGTAGCGTTGATAGATCTCGTTGAACGCGCCGTTCTTCAGGTTCGCGGCAACCCAGCCGTCCAGCCAGGCTTTCAGCTCGGGCTCGTTCTTGCGCAGACCCACCGCATAGGGATAGGCCGTGGCGGTGAACTTGGGCACGATGTCGCGCGCCGGGTTGGCCTGCCTGATCGCGAGCAGCACGCTGGGAGCGCCGACCAGGAAGTCCTGCTGGCCCGTGGCCACGGCGGTATTGGTGGTGGCATCGTCCTCGTAGCGGACGATTCTCGCGCCGGACACATCCTTCAGTCCGCGGCTCAGCTCCTGGTCGCTGGTGGTGCCGCGCGTCACCGCGATGGTCTTGCCGCGCAGGTCGGCAAAGCTGGCGACGGAAACCGAGGCGGGGCCGGCCACCAGCACGGGCACGACGCCGTAGGGCTCCGAGTACGCCACGACCTTCTTGCGCTCTTCGGTGATCGAGAAAGAGGCCAGCACCACGTCGACCTTGCGGCTCAGCAGATAGGGCACCCGGTTCGGGCCGTTCACCGGCACGATCTCCAGGGCCACGCCCAGATCCTTGGCGAGCAAGCGCGCCGCCTCGACGTCCGACCCCGTCTGACGCGCCTGCTCATCGAGCATGCCGTAGGGCGGCGCGCTGATGTCGACGCCGACCAGGATCTTCTGGCGTTGCCTGATGGTTTCGAGCGTGTTGGACCAGGCGCCGGCGCTGGCCAGGAGCAGGCTGGATGCGACGAGCGCGGAAAGCAGCCGGGACAGGATTTTCATGGGATTCTCCCTATGGATATGGCGGGATGGGTGGCGGGGCTAGAGGCCGCTGGAAATGAACTGCCGTAATTCGGGGGTGCGAGGCTGATCGAGCATGCGGCCGTCTCCGTGCTCCCAGACGACGCCGTCGTGCATGAACAGGATCTGGTCGGCCACAGATCTGGCGAACGCCATTTCATGGGTCACGAGCACCATGGTCATGCCCTCGGCGGCGAGCGACTCGATCACGCGCAGGACTTCGCCGGTGAGCTCCGGATCCAGCGCCGAGGTGACCTCGTCGAACAGCATCAGCTTGGGCTGCATGGCCAGCGAGCGGGCGATCGCCGCGCGTTGCTGCTGTCCGCCGGACAATTGCTCTGGGTAGTAGTGGGCGCGGTCCCGCATGCCTACCTTGTCCAGGACCTGCACGGCCAGCGCATCGGCCTGCGCGTCCGGCAGGCCCTTGACCTTGCAGGGCGCCAGCTTGACGTTCTGCAGCACGGTCAGGTGGGGAAAGAGGTTGTAGGCCTGGAAGACGATGCCGACTTCCTGGCGCAGCGCCAGTAGGTCATGGCCGCCACGCTCCAGCGCCCGGCCACAGACATGCAGCTGGCCGTCCTGGATTGTTTCCAGCCCGTTAATACAGCGCAGCGCTGTGGTCTTGCCCGAGCCGCTGCGGCCGATCAGCGCCACGACCTGGCCCGGGGCGACGGAAAAGCTGACGCCCTTCAATACCTGGGCATCGCCGAAGGACTTCCGGACCTGCTTGAAGCAAACAATGTCGCTCATGGGATCTGTCTCCTGATTTTTTTCAGTCCGACGCCTAGGCGCGGCGCAGGCGTTTCTCGAGCCGGTACGAGAGCGCCGACAGGGGGTAGCAGATGGCGAAGTACAGGATGGCCGCGATGCTGAACACCGCGAAGGGCTCGAAGGTCGAGTTGTTGATGACGCGCGCGGAGTAGGTCAGGTCGAAGAAGCCGATCACCACCG
The Achromobacter sp. AONIH1 DNA segment above includes these coding regions:
- a CDS encoding LysR family transcriptional regulator, which translates into the protein MDTHTAMQTYAKVVELGSFAAAADKMGQARSVVTRQIAYLEQKYGVRLLNRTTRKLSMTDAGRAFYERVRPILAEVADLEQALQAEGQRPSGRLRISAPVSFGILHLGPAIAEYLQQYPDVVIDLDLNDRVVDLVEDGYDVAVRIGPLQDSSLVARPLAPQRLLVCASPDYLRRHGTPATPEDLKQHRCLHYAYASTGNEWHFEKDGQLRLLRVNAALRANNGDVLRTAALAGHGVILQPDFLVGDDVRAGRLTEILTDYVNTSITMYAVYPHRRFLSPKVRSFVEHLEARFAAPRPVPAPGAAKRRSR
- a CDS encoding amino acid ABC transporter ATP-binding protein — its product is MSDIVCFKQVRKSFGDAQVLKGVSFSVAPGQVVALIGRSGSGKTTALRCINGLETIQDGQLHVCGRALERGGHDLLALRQEVGIVFQAYNLFPHLTVLQNVKLAPCKVKGLPDAQADALAVQVLDKVGMRDRAHYYPEQLSGGQQQRAAIARSLAMQPKLMLFDEVTSALDPELTGEVLRVIESLAAEGMTMVLVTHEMAFARSVADQILFMHDGVVWEHGDGRMLDQPRTPELRQFISSGL
- a CDS encoding DoxX family protein yields the protein MIDNRTAPYAALLLRVALGVMFLAHGLTKLLVYTLPGTAQFFAKIGFAGWLAYPVTIFEVAAGVLLILGVWPRWVAAIAVVQLFVASTVHFGNGWGFGNPGGGWEYPIFLTVAAAVLALLGDGKLALKPGRRG
- a CDS encoding TonB-dependent siderophore receptor produces the protein MTSPHIRSRALPPRASLYSAFAAATAATLAAPAYAQGAADGGTSVQLAPVTVSGQAVTGSKTDVSGSAKYAVPLLDVPQTITVVPRQVLDEQNALSLKQALSNVSGITFNAGEGGGGSGDSINIRGFSANANMQVDGLRDSAQTSRSDLFNLESVEVIKGPNSVFGGSGTTGGSINMISKLPKSTDATEIAARLGTDRYKRLTVDTNQTLGSEGFAAFRLNLMAHGNDVPGRDQIYKRRWGVAPSLTLGMNGPTRLTLSFLHQTDDNLPDFGVPALYGKRLDGVSRESYFGWRNLDKEKIQSNALTAKLEHDFSADLKLQNLTRYSSLSRDTTVSASHVDLRGMRPGYYKPAGPQGYGRDSTTEMWVNQTNLTSKFDTFGLGHTLVTGFEISRETYDRTTYSYNINRYYPAGGFELSRPPGRWDGPTSRSDSARNKTSLDTKALYAMDTIALGRMFDVSLGLRYDWIDAASSSRPVGGARLDVDSADRKLSTRVGLTFKPAENGRIYVAYGTSFNPSAEFLVTTGGGLDARNNSLAPEKNRTVELGTKWELLDQRLALGGALFQVDKTNARETLADGSYLLAGAQRVKGLELNLSGKVTPQWDVYANYTYMDSETRKSTTQPLRVGRALGNTPRNSFSLWTTYALPGGWTVGYGARAVGTRNVTSQGDGKLDAYWIHSVMASYDVNRNLKLQLNVENLADKAYVERVRQVAGSESRSSAIEYGDGRSAMLSAIYKF
- a CDS encoding transporter substrate-binding domain-containing protein; the encoded protein is MKILSRLLSALVASSLLLASAGAWSNTLETIRQRQKILVGVDISAPPYGMLDEQARQTGSDVEAARLLAKDLGVALEIVPVNGPNRVPYLLSRKVDVVLASFSITEERKKVVAYSEPYGVVPVLVAGPASVSVASFADLRGKTIAVTRGTTSDQELSRGLKDVSGARIVRYEDDATTNTAVATGQQDFLVGAPSVLLAIRQANPARDIVPKFTATAYPYAVGLRKNEPELKAWLDGWVAANLKNGAFNEIYQRYFGMPLPADMQR
- a CDS encoding DUF2946 family protein, whose protein sequence is MDQSVKDAIVRWPDVPAAYGWLSLDARGRWRFHPQGLSAQGGPGESITNSQILDFIGRNYAHDDAGRWFFQNGPQRVYLRLDAAPYVLRLDDAGRALLTHTNQPVTAISAWWLDDAGSLYAVTPAGPGIVLDRDLPALLDQLRAQDGALLLDALAELTPGQPPLMVECAAYGRALLRMAARADLPPILGFEPAAPAAATARSPGDNST
- the aat gene encoding leucyl/phenylalanyl-tRNA--protein transferase, which encodes MKLPWLAADTPFPPAEFALTEPDGLLAAGADLSVQRLTQAYSSGIFPWYSEGEPVLWWSPDPRMVLECAHFSPSHSLRKLLRQIARDEHAATPRVQVRVDTAFAEVMRQCAAPRDGQPGTWITAAMQEAYLAWHQAGVVHSIETWIDGELAGGLYGISLGRMFYGESMFTRSTDASKIALAYLVRHLTAQGVALIDCQQQTHHLASLGARPIARSKFLQHVRAATAQPSLAWTPGWLDSAGMLHPLARKDEPESAA
- a CDS encoding UxaA family hydrolase; this encodes MPSNDTAPLKPARVIRLHPRDDVVVALDQLIAGVYVASEAVTVSGLVPPGHKMATRTLAAGEPVRRYGQIIGFASQPISPGQHVHSHNLSIGDFVRDYAHSAEARATTMAAEPATFLGIPRADGRIATRNYIGILTSVNCSATVARAIADHFRRDIHPEALADYPHVDGVVALTHHSGCAMDAQGDGLKMLQRTLGGYACHPNFAGVLIIGLGCETNQIPRLLATQGLAESPGLRTFTIQDSGGTVHTIRKGIEQVREMLPQANAVRRQAVPASHLRLGLQCGGSDGYSGISANPVLGAAVDLLVQHGGTAILSETPEIYGAEHLLTRRAQTPDIGRKLIERIRWWEDYCARNGASMDNNPSSGNKAGGLTTVLEKSLGGIAKAGSTNLVEVYQYAEPVRAQGLVFMDTPGYDPVSATGQVAGGANLICFTTGRGSAYGCAPAPSYKLATNTALWRRQADDMDLNCGDVLDGTRGIAELGAILFEQLLATASGAPSRSERHGYGQQEFVPWQTSVIT
- a CDS encoding NUDIX hydrolase; this encodes MTAKSPIEYFPAPRRARFCSQCGSPVNRRVPEGDNRERDICDHCGAIHYQNPRLVVGTVPVWENRVLLCRRAIEPRYNTWTLPAGFMELGESTAQGAARETLEESGARIELGEIYTIIDVPQIEQVHVFYLAQALGPELDPGPESLEARYYDEAEIPWDDLAFRTVSSTLRRYFEDRKHGAFGPHHYTLESHR
- a CDS encoding dihydrodipicolinate synthase family protein; amino-acid sequence: MSLSHPPRHRGLYPVVPTIFNEDGSLDLDSQRRCVQFMIDSGVDGLCALANYSEQFLLADDEREILTRQILQCVDGRVPVIVTTSHFSSTVCVERSRRAQDMGAAMVMVMPPYHGATFRVGEARIYDFYAVLSDALRIPIMIQDAPVAGTPMSPAFLARMAREIEQVSYFKMETAGAAAKLRELIQLGGEAIEGPWDGEEGITLLADLDAGATGSMTGGGYADGIRPIIDAYRAGDRDQAYAHYQAWLPLINHENRQAGFLAAKALMKEGGIIRCDAPRHPWPALHPETRRGLLDIARRLDPLVLRWA
- a CDS encoding Fe2+-dependent dioxygenase, with translation MIVHVPGVLDAGQLASCQQLLLRADWQDGRGTAGFQSALVKNNLQLPADSALGLQAAALIDQGLARNPLFMSAALPARIFPKLFNVYGEGQSFGLHVDNAIRYPPGAASGIRTDLSATLFLSEPDSYDGGELLIQDTYGEHAVKLPAGDMVLYPAGSLHRVTPVTRGMRLCSFFWIQSMIRDDGQRGLLFDLDGAIQDAGQQLGAGHGVVVRLTGAYHNLLRRWAHP